The DNA region ACGCAGCCAGGTAGGGCCCCAGGTACAACATGCAGGCGTAAAAGACGGCGAAGCCGGCGGACACCGCCCCGCCGCGCGCCATGGGCACAATCATCATGTCCAGCAGGCAGCCCATGACCACGAAGAAGGCGACGTCCCCGAGCACCATGTGTGAGGCGTGGGGCAGGCCTTCCAGATTGCCCCAGCGCGCGGTCACGGCGACGGCGACGATGCCGGCGACACTGACGAACCAGACATATACCTTAAGCGCTCGCCGCATGATCTCTCCGCTGGGGCTGGGGCAGCTCGCCCTGCTGCCACAGCTCGATCAGGGCCTGTACGACGTTGGACTCGAACTGGGTGCCGGCGCCGCGAGCGAGCTCGGCGATGGCGGAATGCTCGGGCATGGCCCGGCGATAGGCGCGGTCTGAGGTCATGGCGTGGTAGGCGTCGGCGACGGCGATGATGCTGGCGGCGAGGTCAATCTGGCCGCCGCGCAGGCCGTCCGGGTAACCGCTGCCGTCGGGGCGCTCGTGAGTGGCGCGAACGATGCTCGCGGCGCCGGGCTGCACCTCGATCGCCGCGACGATGCGCTGGCCCTCGGCCGGGTGCTGCTTGATCAGCGCCCAGTCGTCCTCGTTCAGCTTCTCCTGCTTGTTGAGCACCGGCTCCATCACGAACTTGCCGATGTCGTGCAGGCGCGCCGCGAACAGCAGCGCCTCCATGCGCGTCTCGGGAAAGCCGAGCCGCACCGCCAGCTTCTCCGCCAGCTCGCTGACGTGGTCGGAGTGGTCCTCGGTGTAGGCGTCGTACGCCTCGAGGGCCTTGGTCAGGGCCTCGACCGTCTGCTGGTGCACCTCGCGCATGTCCATGTAGCCTTTGAACGCATAGCGCGCCCAGAACAGCGGCAGCAGAAACAGCGCGACCCCGACGTAGCGCAATTGCTGAAGCTGATAGACCATCGCCATCAGCACCCCGAACGGGGCGAGCGCCAGGTAACGCGGCCCCATCCAGCCGAAGCCCACGCGCCAGGTGCCCAGGAGCCGGCGCTTCTCGTGAAGCGCCAGCGCGATG from Armatimonadota bacterium includes:
- a CDS encoding HD domain-containing phosphohydrolase yields the protein MSKLSPPLRAYLIAVPLLGAALLAWLTIRLAGYPHLKLIEGILFFLVLTIIAAQSPVQLPRGGIMSMAFAVGYACIIIYGPAVAAWVAVLSTPWLLRKSVWYRITFNAGQYVLTEGLAGLVYQWAGGEFVALSPDPLSLRHSGAAIILSGLTYALINSFAVAIALALHEKRRLLGTWRVGFGWMGPRYLALAPFGVLMAMVYQLQQLRYVGVALFLLPLFWARYAFKGYMDMREVHQQTVEALTKALEAYDAYTEDHSDHVSELAEKLAVRLGFPETRMEALLFAARLHDIGKFVMEPVLNKQEKLNEDDWALIKQHPAEGQRIVAAIEVQPGAASIVRATHERPDGSGYPDGLRGGQIDLAASIIAVADAYHAMTSDRAYRRAMPEHSAIAELARGAGTQFESNVVQALIELWQQGELPQPQRRDHAASA